In Paractinoplanes brasiliensis, the following proteins share a genomic window:
- the casA gene encoding type I-E CRISPR-associated protein Cse1/CasA → MAARSNSQGFTLIDDAWIPVLDLEGRHREVSLRGLFEQADEIRMIACELPTQTFAILRLALAVLHRSADGPPSEASWRALWRGRRLPLSDLADYLDEFRDRFDLLHPRHPFYQVAGLRAEKDNAYGLERLIADVPNGMPFLTSRAGPGMESIPPAEAARWLVHCQAYDPAGIKTGALGDPRVKKGKGYSIGVGALGNLGGVYLDGATLLETLLLNLVPIGPLRQPADERDVPVWEREPQSAAEEPGATRGPYGLLSLYTWQSRRIRLFGDAGGITGAMIAIGDRLDRQDRQLLEPMSVWGRSAPREREQKRVPIYLPRPHDHTRALWRGLQTLLPPPVPAASEPPQRLSATVLQWLARLTRDGVVSRDFQVRPHAVSVAYGTQQAVIDEVFSDSLTMNVLLLVEDSALRATAIDATGDAESAVRALRGLATNLVRAAGGPDDNGAADRAAERAYAVLDQVFRNWLAGLGPDSDPTAERADWQQRVWRAVDLIGRELVEAAGPVAWVGRTKLDRNGREIHYSSYQAETWFRRDLAKALPMTITTDQKQEMPA, encoded by the coding sequence TTGGCTGCTCGGAGTAATTCTCAAGGCTTCACTTTGATCGATGATGCGTGGATCCCGGTATTGGACCTTGAAGGCCGCCATCGGGAGGTGTCGCTACGCGGGCTGTTCGAACAGGCCGATGAGATTCGGATGATCGCGTGCGAGTTGCCGACGCAGACGTTCGCGATCCTGCGGCTGGCGCTGGCAGTCCTGCATCGCAGCGCGGACGGCCCCCCGAGCGAGGCGTCCTGGCGGGCCCTCTGGCGAGGTCGGCGGTTGCCGTTGAGCGACCTGGCCGACTACCTCGACGAGTTCCGTGACCGGTTCGATCTGCTGCATCCGCGGCACCCGTTCTACCAGGTGGCCGGCCTGCGGGCCGAGAAAGACAACGCGTACGGGCTGGAACGGCTCATCGCTGACGTGCCCAACGGCATGCCGTTCCTGACCAGCCGCGCCGGACCCGGCATGGAATCGATTCCTCCTGCCGAGGCGGCACGGTGGCTGGTGCACTGCCAGGCCTACGACCCGGCCGGCATCAAGACCGGGGCGCTCGGTGACCCGCGGGTGAAAAAGGGCAAGGGTTACTCGATCGGTGTCGGTGCTCTCGGCAACCTCGGCGGTGTGTATCTGGACGGCGCCACGCTGCTCGAGACACTTCTGCTCAACCTCGTGCCGATCGGCCCGCTCCGGCAACCAGCCGACGAGCGTGACGTACCCGTCTGGGAACGCGAGCCGCAAAGCGCCGCTGAGGAACCCGGCGCTACCCGCGGTCCGTACGGGCTTCTCAGCCTCTACACCTGGCAGTCCCGCCGCATCAGGCTCTTCGGCGATGCCGGCGGCATCACCGGTGCAATGATCGCCATCGGCGATCGGCTGGACCGGCAAGACCGCCAGTTGCTCGAACCGATGAGCGTCTGGGGACGAAGCGCTCCGCGGGAACGTGAACAGAAACGGGTTCCGATCTATCTGCCGCGACCACACGACCACACCAGGGCACTGTGGCGGGGGTTGCAGACCCTGCTGCCCCCGCCCGTGCCCGCCGCCAGCGAACCGCCCCAGAGACTGTCGGCGACGGTGCTGCAATGGCTCGCGCGACTCACCCGCGACGGCGTGGTGAGCCGGGACTTCCAGGTACGGCCGCACGCCGTGAGCGTCGCTTACGGAACCCAGCAAGCGGTCATCGACGAGGTCTTCTCCGACTCACTGACCATGAACGTGCTGTTGCTGGTTGAGGACTCGGCACTGCGCGCCACAGCCATCGATGCGACCGGTGATGCCGAGTCCGCGGTCCGTGCCTTGCGGGGTCTCGCCACCAACCTCGTCCGTGCCGCAGGCGGCCCCGACGACAACGGCGCCGCTGACCGGGCTGCCGAGCGGGCTTACGCCGTACTGGATCAGGTTTTCCGCAACTGGCTGGCCGGCCTCGGCCCCGACAGCGACCCGACAGCCGAACGTGCCGATTGGCAGCAACGAGTGTGGCGGGCCGTAGACCTCATCGGTCGCGAACTCGTGGAGGCAGCCGGCCCGGTGGCTTGGGTCGGCCGGACCAAGCTCGACCGCAACGGCCGGGAGATCCACTACTCCAGCTACCAGGCGGAGACATGGTTCCGGCGCGACCTGGCCAAGGCTCTACCGATGACGATCACTACCGATCAGAAGCAGGAGATGCCAGCATGA
- the cas5e gene encoding type I-E CRISPR-associated protein Cas5/CasD: MTVLLLKLAGPLQAWGSSSRFARRGTEIAPTKSGVIGMLAAAKGIRRTEPLTDLLGLEFGVRLDQPGQILRDFQTARSLDGRHSAPLTYRFYLSDAIFLAAVQGDAALIHDLAGALKRPCYPLYLGRRSCPPAGPVSLGVEDIGLDDALKTWPWQATDRYRRGAPRIVQLEVIRDARPGDQDTETHPDEPVSFDPAHRQHTWRSVLRRHVPVTNDLAESSGVIDHDPLSLLGG; the protein is encoded by the coding sequence ATGACAGTTCTGCTGCTCAAACTCGCCGGCCCGCTGCAGGCCTGGGGCTCGTCCAGCCGTTTTGCCCGGCGCGGGACCGAAATCGCGCCCACCAAGAGCGGTGTCATCGGCATGCTCGCCGCAGCGAAAGGCATTCGGCGTACCGAGCCACTCACCGACCTTCTCGGCCTGGAATTCGGGGTCCGGCTTGACCAGCCGGGCCAGATCCTTCGCGACTTCCAGACCGCCCGCTCCCTCGACGGGCGGCACAGCGCCCCGCTGACCTACCGCTTCTACCTTTCCGATGCGATTTTCCTCGCCGCTGTCCAGGGTGACGCAGCTCTGATCCACGACTTGGCCGGGGCTCTGAAACGGCCCTGCTATCCGCTCTATCTCGGCCGGCGTTCCTGCCCACCGGCCGGTCCGGTCAGCCTGGGTGTAGAAGACATTGGCCTCGACGACGCCTTGAAGACTTGGCCCTGGCAGGCCACAGACCGATACCGCCGCGGCGCTCCTCGCATCGTCCAGCTTGAAGTGATCCGCGATGCCAGGCCGGGCGACCAGGATACCGAGACTCATCCCGACGAGCCGGTCAGTTTCGACCCCGCCCACCGGCAGCACACGTGGCGCTCGGTGCTACGCCGCCACGTCCCCGTCACGAACGACCTCGCGGAGTCGTCCGGCGTCATCGACCACGATCCGCTGAGCCTGCTGGGAGGCTGA
- the cas3 gene encoding CRISPR-associated helicase Cas3': protein MGQGAAGLSSAARSAWGKTDRTGLSAVGWLPLWRHLADSADVAGRLWEHWLSPAVRRRIAGELPGGDSDGRTLAAWLAGVHDIGKATPAFAVQASFRDHTAGLVNRMRDQGLGYDREEVCTERKRARHDAAGHIVLAEWLRQQGWADPHTYAVVVGGHHGTPPTDEQLDGILLRRYLLGDEAWQQVQSELLAWMTARSGARERLPDWAGTPLSQPAQAALTGLVIVADWIASNEKFFPYVLDASDEDRLRFGWEEVDLPVPWLPAQPLPTDPAELFATRFALPSGAVPRPVQQTVVELATRMPVPGMLIVEAAMGEGKTEAALAAVEILARRTGASGCFLALPTRATSDAMFLRMLSWLRRLPDARIGRGARDVRLAHGKAALNAEYDRLRFSSLPSAVGQDVGGAEIGVHTWLAGSKRSLLSSFVVGTIDQLLLAALRGKHLVLRHLGLAGKVVVIDEAHAYDVYMGRFLDRALEWLAAYGVPVVVLSATLPAQRRAELLAAYDNGRLGSPPPLTWRDRHKPKVDPYEAVRADRRYPLITTSAAGRGGVTASCTDSGRSSEVRLCRLDDDPETLAALLRETLRHGGCALVIRNTVARVQETAEHLRAALDADTPISVAHSRFMAVDRAAKDRWLSDTFGPPGNGRRPYRHVVVASQVAEQSLDIDFDLLVTDLAPVDLVLQRIGRLHRHPRNDRPAGLSTPTCWLAGADWTQEPPEPVTGSRRVYQPAMLLRSAAVLLPHLDGVPLRLPADIATLTQAAYGPTEVGPEAWQTALGEAEARQREAFTAKELKADGFRLAGVADAGTPLIGWLSGSVGDADEQTARGHVRDTDGETLEVLLLVRTPEGLMIPPWIDAGGALVPTAGEPDRRLARQVARCTLPLPRSMTAADVIDGVIDELEGRVDLSAWQDSPWLSGELVLDIDRDGHARVGTFNLHYDSHEGLRATRDS from the coding sequence ATGGGACAAGGCGCAGCGGGACTGAGCTCAGCTGCCCGCTCGGCGTGGGGAAAGACCGACCGTACGGGCCTGTCGGCGGTCGGCTGGCTACCGCTGTGGCGGCACCTCGCGGACTCGGCCGACGTTGCCGGTCGCTTATGGGAACACTGGCTCAGCCCCGCCGTAAGGCGCCGCATCGCAGGCGAATTGCCAGGCGGCGACAGCGACGGCCGTACGCTCGCGGCCTGGCTCGCCGGCGTGCACGACATCGGCAAAGCGACACCGGCGTTCGCCGTGCAGGCATCCTTCCGCGACCACACCGCCGGATTGGTGAACCGGATGCGCGACCAGGGGCTCGGCTACGACCGGGAGGAGGTTTGCACCGAGCGAAAACGGGCTCGCCACGACGCTGCTGGGCATATCGTGCTCGCCGAATGGCTGCGGCAGCAGGGCTGGGCCGACCCGCACACGTACGCGGTGGTCGTCGGCGGCCACCACGGCACACCACCCACCGACGAGCAGCTGGACGGCATCCTGCTTCGGAGATACCTGCTCGGGGACGAGGCCTGGCAACAGGTTCAGAGCGAGCTGCTCGCCTGGATGACTGCCCGGTCCGGCGCTCGTGAACGGCTGCCGGACTGGGCAGGCACCCCGCTGTCGCAGCCTGCCCAGGCGGCCCTCACCGGACTGGTCATCGTCGCCGACTGGATCGCCAGCAACGAGAAGTTCTTCCCGTACGTGCTCGACGCTTCCGACGAAGATCGGCTCCGATTCGGCTGGGAGGAAGTCGACCTTCCCGTCCCGTGGCTGCCGGCCCAGCCCCTACCGACCGACCCGGCCGAGTTGTTCGCCACCCGTTTCGCCCTGCCCTCCGGTGCAGTGCCGCGCCCGGTGCAGCAAACCGTGGTGGAACTGGCCACCAGAATGCCGGTGCCCGGCATGCTCATCGTCGAGGCAGCGATGGGTGAGGGGAAGACCGAGGCGGCTCTTGCGGCGGTGGAGATCCTTGCCCGGCGCACCGGGGCCTCAGGATGTTTCCTCGCGTTACCGACCCGGGCCACCAGCGACGCCATGTTCCTCCGGATGCTGTCCTGGCTCCGTCGGCTACCAGACGCCCGGATCGGACGAGGAGCACGCGACGTGCGGCTCGCCCATGGCAAGGCGGCGCTCAACGCCGAGTACGACCGGCTGCGTTTCAGCTCACTGCCGAGCGCTGTCGGGCAGGACGTCGGCGGTGCCGAGATCGGGGTTCATACCTGGCTGGCCGGGTCGAAACGGTCCCTGCTGTCCAGCTTTGTGGTCGGCACCATCGATCAACTGCTTCTCGCCGCCCTGCGGGGCAAACACCTGGTTCTCCGTCATCTCGGCCTTGCCGGAAAAGTCGTCGTCATCGACGAAGCACACGCCTACGACGTCTACATGGGCCGATTCCTGGACCGCGCCCTGGAGTGGCTTGCCGCGTACGGCGTGCCGGTTGTTGTGCTCTCGGCGACCCTGCCGGCGCAGAGGCGCGCGGAACTGCTGGCGGCTTACGACAACGGACGGCTCGGTTCGCCACCGCCGCTCACGTGGCGCGACCGCCACAAGCCCAAGGTCGATCCGTACGAGGCAGTACGTGCCGACAGGCGCTATCCGTTGATCACCACGTCGGCCGCGGGTCGCGGCGGCGTCACGGCCAGTTGCACCGACTCCGGTCGCAGCAGCGAGGTCCGGCTCTGCCGTCTCGACGACGATCCGGAGACACTGGCTGCCCTCCTGCGCGAGACGTTGCGCCACGGCGGATGTGCCCTGGTCATCCGCAACACCGTCGCCCGGGTCCAAGAGACGGCGGAGCACCTACGCGCGGCGCTCGACGCGGACACGCCCATATCGGTCGCGCATTCGCGCTTCATGGCCGTGGATCGCGCCGCGAAGGACCGATGGCTCAGCGACACTTTCGGACCACCGGGCAACGGGCGGCGGCCGTACCGGCACGTCGTGGTGGCCAGCCAGGTCGCCGAGCAGTCCCTCGACATCGACTTCGACCTGCTCGTCACCGACCTCGCACCCGTCGACCTGGTGCTGCAACGGATCGGCCGGTTGCATCGCCACCCACGTAACGACCGACCGGCAGGGCTGAGCACACCCACCTGTTGGCTCGCGGGCGCCGATTGGACCCAGGAGCCGCCCGAGCCAGTTACCGGGTCGCGACGGGTCTACCAGCCCGCCATGCTGCTGCGCAGCGCCGCCGTGTTGCTGCCGCACCTGGACGGCGTGCCACTTCGGCTGCCGGCCGACATCGCGACCCTCACCCAGGCCGCATACGGCCCGACCGAAGTGGGACCGGAGGCGTGGCAGACGGCGCTCGGCGAGGCCGAGGCGAGACAGCGGGAGGCCTTCACCGCAAAGGAACTGAAGGCAGACGGCTTCCGGCTGGCCGGCGTCGCCGACGCCGGAACACCGCTGATCGGCTGGCTTTCGGGGAGCGTCGGCGACGCGGACGAACAGACGGCGAGAGGGCACGTTCGTGACACCGACGGGGAGACGCTCGAGGTCCTCTTGCTCGTCCGCACCCCCGAAGGTCTGATGATTCCACCATGGATCGACGCGGGTGGGGCACTCGTGCCCACCGCCGGTGAACCCGACCGACGGCTGGCCCGGCAGGTCGCCCGCTGCACCTTGCCCCTCCCCCGGTCAATGACAGCCGCCGACGTCATCGACGGCGTCATCGATGAGCTGGAGGGCCGGGTCGATCTCAGCGCCTGGCAGGACAGCCCGTGGCTCTCCGGCGAGCTGGTCCTGGACATCGACAGGGACGGCCACGCGCGAGTCGGCACTTTCAACCTCCATTACGACTCTCACGAGGGCCTCCGGGCCACGCGAGACAGCTGA
- the cas7e gene encoding type I-E CRISPR-associated protein Cas7/Cse4/CasC yields MNRAIIDVYALQTVPPSNVNRDDTGSPKTAVYGGVRRARVSSQAWKRAMRLAFKDLLDRSQLGERTKRVGESLAERIKALDPTLTQEQASSLATEVFVAGGLVKADKKKPEAANVESGYLLFLSHRQLDNLAAAALEAARNGSPLDKNKFKALVKSDHSVDIAMFGRMVADMTDINVDAACQVAHAISVHGVDNEFDYFTAVDDRKQDVAESGAGMIGTIEFNSSTLFRYATVDVNALHETLGSAAATQAAVKAFLTAFARSMPTGKQNTFAHRTLPDAIIVRMRDTQPINLVGAFETPIRETEESGRIKLAAAALAEHTAAVENAYGEQPVASWVTRVGDQTSALADLGKAVTLDELVNEVGERISLTLGQPA; encoded by the coding sequence ATGAACCGCGCCATCATTGACGTCTACGCCCTGCAGACCGTTCCGCCGAGCAACGTCAACCGCGACGACACAGGCTCACCCAAGACTGCCGTCTACGGCGGTGTCCGGCGAGCCAGGGTGTCGAGTCAGGCATGGAAGCGGGCCATGCGATTGGCTTTCAAGGATTTGCTCGACCGCTCTCAGCTCGGCGAACGGACGAAGCGGGTCGGCGAGTCCCTGGCGGAACGCATCAAAGCCCTCGACCCGACTCTCACCCAGGAACAGGCCTCCAGCCTGGCCACAGAGGTGTTTGTCGCCGGCGGCCTTGTCAAGGCCGACAAGAAAAAGCCCGAGGCGGCCAACGTCGAGTCCGGCTACCTGCTGTTCCTCAGCCACCGGCAACTGGACAACCTGGCAGCCGCGGCGCTGGAAGCCGCACGCAACGGCAGCCCGTTGGACAAGAACAAATTCAAGGCCCTCGTGAAGAGCGACCACTCAGTGGACATCGCCATGTTCGGCCGGATGGTCGCCGACATGACCGACATCAATGTCGACGCGGCCTGTCAGGTGGCTCACGCCATCAGCGTGCACGGGGTGGACAACGAGTTCGACTACTTCACCGCGGTCGACGACCGGAAGCAAGACGTCGCCGAGAGCGGCGCGGGGATGATCGGCACCATCGAGTTCAACTCCTCCACCCTTTTCCGGTACGCAACGGTCGACGTGAACGCCCTGCACGAAACTCTGGGTTCAGCGGCAGCCACCCAAGCCGCGGTCAAGGCGTTTCTGACCGCCTTCGCCCGCAGCATGCCCACCGGCAAACAGAACACCTTCGCCCACCGGACGCTGCCTGACGCGATCATCGTGCGAATGCGCGACACACAGCCGATCAACCTGGTCGGCGCCTTCGAGACACCCATCCGTGAGACCGAGGAATCCGGGCGGATAAAGCTGGCCGCAGCTGCCCTCGCCGAACACACCGCGGCGGTCGAGAACGCTTACGGCGAACAGCCGGTGGCAAGCTGGGTCACCCGGGTCGGTGACCAGACCTCAGCGCTGGCGGATCTCGGCAAGGCTGTCACTCTCGACGAGCTGGTCAACGAGGTAGGAGAGCGGATCAGCCTGACGCTCGGACAACCGGCATGA
- the cas2e gene encoding type I-E CRISPR-associated endoribonuclease Cas2e: MIVIVLTSCPPGLRGHLTQWLLEISAGVYVGHVNTRIRDRLWARVVDMAGPGRALLVYQKHSEQRLSFAVHDHHWEPVDLDGVMLIRRPGESPFNPALPSGWSKAAKRRRFGRRGTETRTHSSNPTEQKPDS; this comes from the coding sequence ATGATCGTCATCGTCCTCACGTCTTGCCCGCCTGGCCTTCGTGGCCACCTGACACAGTGGCTGCTCGAAATCTCCGCCGGCGTGTACGTCGGACACGTCAACACCCGCATTCGTGACCGCCTATGGGCCCGGGTAGTCGACATGGCCGGCCCTGGCCGGGCGCTTCTCGTGTATCAGAAGCACAGTGAGCAAAGGCTCTCTTTCGCCGTGCACGACCACCATTGGGAGCCAGTCGACTTGGACGGCGTGATGCTGATCCGTCGGCCTGGGGAATCGCCTTTCAACCCGGCCTTGCCTTCCGGCTGGAGCAAAGCGGCCAAACGTCGCAGATTCGGACGCCGCGGCACCGAGACAAGAACCCACTCCAGCAACCCGACTGAACAAAAACCAGACAGTTGA
- the casB gene encoding type I-E CRISPR-associated protein Cse2/CasB, which translates to MTTAEAHAPARRTWVRKRRTEVGDHVARTVGRLQALYLRDNPLPQAVSALARLRRAIGRDPGFDYTLEDYLYVPDELLNTRQLESATDVEYAVHDAVSLYALHQQSRAEKMHVDGSGLGRAMAELVRASSGPDGVRRRFSALGTASTYQESIHHLRGLITMLRGHQIPLDYGLLAEDLRTLRLPGGRQRVQAVWGREFFRSRPHATTDSDNSIETSEGTSA; encoded by the coding sequence ATGACGACAGCTGAAGCGCATGCCCCAGCACGCAGAACGTGGGTGAGGAAGCGCCGCACTGAGGTCGGCGACCACGTCGCGCGTACGGTCGGCCGCCTGCAGGCCCTGTATCTGCGGGACAACCCGCTGCCACAGGCCGTGAGCGCCTTGGCCCGCCTCCGCCGCGCGATCGGTCGTGATCCCGGCTTCGATTACACCCTCGAGGATTACCTGTACGTACCTGACGAACTCCTCAATACGCGACAGCTTGAGTCCGCCACGGACGTGGAGTACGCCGTTCACGACGCGGTGAGCTTGTATGCCCTGCATCAGCAGTCACGGGCGGAGAAGATGCACGTCGATGGCAGCGGCCTCGGTCGGGCCATGGCGGAGCTCGTCCGGGCATCGTCCGGGCCGGACGGCGTACGGCGCCGCTTCTCCGCACTCGGCACCGCCAGCACCTACCAGGAGAGCATCCACCACCTGCGCGGACTGATCACCATGCTGCGCGGCCACCAGATCCCACTCGACTACGGCCTGCTCGCCGAGGACCTTCGCACCCTGCGCCTTCCCGGCGGCCGTCAACGGGTGCAAGCCGTCTGGGGACGTGAGTTCTTCCGCAGCCGACCACACGCCACGACCGACTCCGACAACTCGATCGAAACCTCAGAGGGGACCTCGGCATGA
- the cas6e gene encoding type I-E CRISPR-associated protein Cas6/Cse3/CasE translates to MFLTRFQINPARRGARKLLSSPQAMHAAVRAAFPASDDYERPGSRTLWRLDTPATATVYLYITSPGRPDLTHLVEQAGWPTTATWDTREYDPLLGTLQPGQRWAFRLTANPAHSGRKTAEAKETQRFGYVRESEQEQWLLRRATRLGFAVATQRDGRPNLRLHHRRTLSFSRGAYPVTLTTVTYDGILEVTDGEAFRATLTGGIGHAKAYGCGLLTLAAAEGATAGR, encoded by the coding sequence ATGTTCCTCACCCGGTTCCAGATCAACCCGGCCCGTCGCGGAGCCCGGAAACTCCTGTCCTCCCCGCAGGCAATGCACGCGGCGGTCCGGGCCGCCTTCCCCGCGTCCGATGACTACGAGCGGCCGGGCAGCCGGACCCTGTGGCGCCTCGACACACCGGCCACCGCGACGGTTTACCTCTACATAACCAGCCCCGGCCGTCCGGACCTTACCCACCTGGTCGAACAGGCCGGCTGGCCGACGACCGCAACCTGGGACACCCGTGAGTACGACCCGCTGCTCGGCACGTTGCAGCCCGGCCAACGCTGGGCTTTTCGGCTCACGGCCAACCCGGCCCACAGCGGGCGAAAAACGGCTGAGGCGAAAGAAACTCAGCGCTTCGGCTACGTCCGGGAAAGCGAACAAGAGCAATGGCTGCTTCGTCGCGCTACCCGGCTCGGGTTCGCCGTGGCAACGCAGCGGGACGGCCGGCCGAACCTGCGTCTGCACCATCGGAGAACCCTGAGTTTCAGCCGCGGGGCATACCCGGTCACGCTGACCACGGTGACGTACGACGGCATCCTCGAGGTGACGGATGGCGAGGCCTTCCGTGCGACCCTGACCGGCGGCATAGGGCACGCCAAAGCCTACGGCTGCGGTTTGCTCACCCTCGCGGCGGCTGAGGGCGCAACGGCCGGACGATGA
- the cas1e gene encoding type I-E CRISPR-associated endonuclease Cas1e — MKPPGVPPAELADLTRAEDRISFLYLERSVIHRDSNAITATDDRGVIHIPAATISVLLLGPGTSITHQAIMLLADHGGTAVWVGERGVRYYAHGRSLAASSRLLVAQAAAVSHRNKRLAVARTMYAMRFPGEDTGNLSMQQLRGKEGARVRRIYRENAKRTGVTWNQREYDKADFAGGDPINQALSAAHTCLYGIVHAVIVTLGAAPGLGFIHTGHERAFVYDIADLYKAEITIPIAFDLVAEGSTDISADTRRRVRDRVHDGALLERCVRDIRMLLLKPELGGPVEEDEDAVRLWDDEGLEVAAGRNYADTGDVDF; from the coding sequence ATGAAGCCGCCAGGCGTGCCACCGGCCGAACTCGCCGACCTCACCCGAGCCGAGGACCGCATCAGCTTCCTCTACCTCGAACGCAGCGTCATCCACCGTGACAGCAACGCGATCACCGCTACCGATGACCGCGGCGTCATACACATCCCGGCCGCCACCATCAGTGTGCTACTGCTCGGGCCCGGCACCAGCATCACCCACCAAGCGATCATGTTGCTGGCCGACCACGGCGGGACTGCCGTGTGGGTAGGCGAACGCGGCGTGCGCTACTACGCCCACGGACGTTCTCTGGCGGCCTCCAGCCGGTTGCTGGTCGCCCAGGCCGCCGCGGTCAGCCACCGCAACAAGCGGCTGGCCGTGGCCCGCACCATGTACGCGATGCGTTTTCCCGGCGAAGACACCGGAAACCTCTCGATGCAACAACTACGAGGCAAAGAGGGCGCTCGAGTACGGCGCATCTACCGCGAGAACGCCAAGCGAACCGGTGTGACGTGGAACCAACGAGAATACGACAAGGCCGACTTCGCCGGCGGCGACCCGATCAACCAGGCGCTGTCAGCCGCGCACACCTGCTTGTACGGGATCGTGCACGCCGTCATCGTGACGCTCGGAGCCGCACCCGGTCTCGGCTTCATCCACACCGGTCACGAGCGAGCGTTCGTCTACGACATCGCGGACCTGTACAAAGCCGAGATCACCATTCCGATCGCCTTCGACCTGGTTGCGGAAGGCTCCACCGACATCAGCGCCGACACACGTCGCCGAGTGCGTGATCGCGTACACGACGGGGCCTTGCTGGAACGATGCGTCAGGGACATTCGCATGCTCCTGCTCAAGCCCGAGCTCGGCGGCCCCGTCGAGGAAGACGAGGACGCCGTCCGGCTCTGGGACGACGAAGGCCTTGAGGTCGCCGCCGGTCGCAACTACGCCGACACCGGTGACGTGGACTTCTGA